A stretch of the Aegilops tauschii subsp. strangulata cultivar AL8/78 chromosome 4, Aet v6.0, whole genome shotgun sequence genome encodes the following:
- the LOC109746030 gene encoding 5-methyltetrahydropteroyltriglutamate--homocysteine methyltransferase 1, which produces MASHIVGYPRMGPKRELKFALESFWDGKSSAEDLEKVAADLRASIWKQMSEAGIKYIPSNTFSYYDQVLDTTAMLGAVPDRYSWTGGEIGHSTYFSIARGNATVPAMEMTKWFDTNYHFIVPELSPATKFSYASHKAVSEYKEAKALGVDTVPVLVGPVSYLLLSKAAKGVEKSFSLLSLLDSILPIYKEVVTELKAAGASWIQFDEPTLVKDLAAHELAAFSSAYAALESALSGLNVLIETYFADVPAESYKTLTSLSGVTAYGFDLVRGTKTLELIKSAGIPSGKYLFAGVVDGRNIWADDLAASLSTLQSLEAVVGKDKLVVSTSCSLMHTAVDLVNETKLDSEIKSWLAFAAQKVVEVNALGKALAGLKDEAYFAANAAAQASRRSSPRVNNEEVQKAAAALKGSDHRRATPVSARLDAQQKKLNLPILPTTTIGSFPQTMDLRRVRREYKAKKISEEEYVSAIKEEISKVVKIQEELDIDVLVHGEPERNDMVEYFGEQLSGFAFTANGWVQSYGSRCVKPPIIYGDVSRPNPMTVFWSKMAQDMTPRPMKGMLTGPVTILNWSFVRNDQPRFETCYQIALAIKKEVEDLEAGGIQVIQIDEAALREGLPLRKSEHAFYLDWAVHSFRITNCGVQDTTQIHTHMCYSNFNDIIHSIINMDADVITIENSRSDEKLLSVFREGVTYGAGIGPGVYDIHSPRIPSTEEIADRVNKMLAVLDTNILWVNPDCGLKTRKYTEVKPALTNMVAAAKLIRTQLASTK; this is translated from the exons ATGGCGTCCCATATTGTTGGATACCCTCGCATGGGCCCCAAGAGGGAGCTCAAGTTTGCCTTGGAGTCTTTCTGGGATGGCAAGAGCAGCGCTGAGGATTTGGAGAAGGTTGCCGCTGACCTCAGGGCCAGCATCTGGAAGCAGATGTCAGAGGCTGGGATTAAGTACATTCCCAGCAACACCTTCTCATACTATGACCAGGTGCTTGACACAACGGCCATGCTTGGTGCCGTCCCGGACCGCTACTCTTGGACTGGCGGGGAAATTGGTCACAGCACCTACTTCTCAATAGCCAGGGGCAATGCCACTGTCCCTGCTATGGAGATGACCAAGTGGTTTGACACCAACTA CCACTTCATTGTACCTGAATTGAGCCCAGCAACCAAGTTCTCATACGCTTCACACAAGGCTGTCTCTGAATACAAGGAGGCAAAGGCG CTCGGTGTTGACACTGTTCCAGTGCTTGTTGGACCAGTCTCATACTTGCTGCTCTCCAAGGCAGCGAAGGGTGTGGAGAAATCATTCTCTCTTCTTTCACTTCTTGATAGCATTCTTCCCATCTACAA GGAGGTTGTGACTGAGCTGAAGGCAGCTGGTGCTTCATGGATTCAGTTTGATGAGCCCACCCTTGTTAAGGACCTTGCTGCTCACGAATTGGCTGCGTTCTCTTCAGCATATGCTGCACTCGAATCGGCACTCTCTGGATTGAATGTGCTTATTGAGACATACTTTGCTGATGTTCCTGCTGAATCTTACAA GACCCTCACATCATTGAGTGGCGTGACTGCCTATGGTTTTGATCTTGTTCGTGGAACCAAGACGCTTGAGCTTATCAAGAGCGCTGGTATCCCATCTGGGAAGTACTTATTTGCTGGTGTTGTAGATGGAAGGAACATCTGGGCTGATGATCTTGCTGCATCTCTCAGCACTCTTCAGTCTCTTGAGGCGGTTGTTGGCAAGG ACAAGCTTGTGGTGTCCACCTCCTGCTCACTGATGCACACTGCTGTTGATCTTGTGAACGAGACTAAGCTTGACAGTGAGATCAAGTCATGGCTCGCATTTGCTGCCCAAAAGGTGGTTGAGGTGAATGCACTTGGCAAGGCTTTGGCTGGTCTCAAGGATGAG GCCTACTTTGCGGCCAATGCCGCTGCTCAGGCCTCAAGGAGGTCGTCACCCAGAGTGAACAATGAGGAGGTTCAGAAGGCT GCGGCTGCTTTGAAGGGCTCTGACCACCGCCGTGCTACCCCTGTCTCTGCTAGACTGGACGCTCAGCAGAAGAAGCTCAACCTTCCTATCCTTCCGACAACAACAATTGGTTCATTCCCTCAGACAATGGACCTCAGGAGGGTCCGCCGTGAGTACAAGGCGAAGAA GATCTCTGAGGAGGAGTATGTCAGTGCTATCAAGGAAGAAATTAGCAAGGTTGTCAAGATCCAAGAGGAGCTTGACATTGATGTGCTCGTCCATGGAGAGCCTGAG AGAAATGACATGGTTGAGTACTTTGGCGAGCAATTATCTGGTTTTGCATTTACTGCCAATGGATGGGTGCAATCCTATGGATCACGTTGCGTGAAGCCACCGATCATCTATGGTGATGTCAGCCGCCCCAACCCCATGACAGTCTTCTGGTCCAAGATGGCTCAGGACATGACCCCTCGCCCAATGAAGGGAATGCTGACTGGTCCTGTCACAATCCTCAACTGGTCTTTTGTCAGGAACGACCAGCCAAG GTTTGAGACATGCTACCAGATTGCTCTTGCCATTAAAAAGGAGGTCGAGGATCTCGAAGCTGGCGGTATTCAG GTGATCCAGATCGACGAGGCTGCTCTAAGGGAAGGTCTGCCGCTGCGCAAGTCGGAGCATGCTTTCTACTTGGACTGGGCTGTCCACTCATTCAGAATCACCAACTGCGGTGTGCAAGATACCACTCAG ATCCACACTCACATGTGCTACTCCAACTTCAACGATATCATCCACTCCATCATCAACATGGACGCCGACGTCATCACCATTGAGAACTCCCGCTCCGACGAGAAGCTCCTCTCGGTCTTCCGCGAGGGCGTGACCTATGGAGCCGGCATTGGCCCTGGCGTCTACGACATCCACTCCCCCAGGATCCCCTCCACGGAGGAGATTGCCGACCGCGTCAACAAGATGCTCGCGGTGCTCGACACCAACATCCTGTGGGTGAACCCCGACTGCGGCCTCAAGACCCGCAAGTACACGGAGGTGAAGCCCGCCCTGAccaacatggtcgccgcggccaAGCTCATCCGCACCCAGCTCGCCAGCACAAAGTGA
- the LOC109746031 gene encoding uncharacterized protein, which produces MQAAAASAPAPRHRVYTAVEPRCEWARTADADTLVVDVSGFMKEELKVLYNTSRKLKVAGERPVGEGGGARWARFLKSFPVPKSVRAGGIRAVMDKEQAVLYVILPKGSSQPPPGPPPPPPPPSSSMAAQKEQQPGGALPLPHGERKGDGPSGGSSSNGGFWSAQEDAGKNRAEEKNAAPKETRIQIQEEEIATPDAPRNDGGGDGDKRWWEKLTPLHVVGFIVIVLAVVGIGALYATLLL; this is translated from the exons ATGCAGGCGGCCGCCGCCTCGGCGCCGGCGCCGCGCCACCGCGTGTACACGGCCGTCGAGCCCCGGTGCGAGTGGGCGCGCACGGCCGACGCCGACACCCTCGTCGTCGACGTCTCAG GGTTCATGAAGGAGGAGCTCAAGGTGCTCTACAACACGAGCCGGAAGCTGAAGGTCGCCGGCGAGCGCCCCGTCGGAGAAGGCGGCGGCGCGCGATGGGCGCGGTTCCTCAAGTCGTTCCCGGTACCGAAGAGCGTCCGTGCCGGCGGCATCAGGGCCGTGATGGACAAGGAGCAAGCCGTGCTCTACGTCATCCTGCCCAAGGGGTCATCACAACCACCACCAGgtcctccaccgccgccgccaccaccgtcgTCGTCCATGGCCGCGCAGAAGGAGCAGCAGCCTGGAGGCGCCCTGCCCCTGCCGCACGGAGAGCGGAAAGGCGATGGCCCGTcgggcggcagcagcagcaatgGCGGCTTCTGGAGCGCCCAAGAGGACGCAGGGAAGAACAGGGCTGAAGAGAAGAATGCGGCACCGAAGGAGACCAGGATTCAGATACAGGAGGAGGAGATTGCCACACCAGATGCACCAAGAAACGATGGTGGTGGCGATGGTGACAAGAGGTGGTGGGAGAAGCTTACGCCTCTGCACGTGGTTGGCTTCATTGTTATCGTCCTCGCGGTGGTAGGAATTGGTGCACTGTATGCAACGCTGCTACTCTGA
- the LOC109746032 gene encoding uncharacterized protein translates to MDRAINRTYEEYTPVVEWSHSADASFVKITVPGFKREEIRVLVDNHGHLRTRGERPVEGGRWSRFQKDLQLPSDCNVDGIRAKFENEALTITLPKKHPSPPQQAVPVPPVMPAPAPATPKPEPRRPYVAPSQKPPAAFPEPARPAATAPPPVVPSQKPFADRRPSLPRKSADIPAPARPAPPVPAPAPEEETLNKHNGAARPELPAFPKPTGEWVREEAKKPQEEAMARKPQEAAEEEEKRRMEREARGKMEEDRKMAEERETERMMDMARRRRPAPANRGLLVNVAVAALVLVGITVYVWRNLSAAASGGGDAGAGSYGDEM, encoded by the exons ATGGACAGGGCCATCAACCGCACCTACGAGGAGTACACCCCCGTCGTCGAGTGGAGCCACTCCGCCGACGCCAGCTTCGTCAAGATCACCGTCCCAG GGTTCAAGAGGGAGGAGATCCGGGTGCTGGTGGACAACCACGGGCACCTGCGCACGCGCGGCGAGCGGCCGGTGGAGGGCGGCAGGTGGAGCCGCTTCCAGAAGGACCTGCAGCTCCCCTCCGACTGCAACGTCGACGGCATCCGCGCCAAGTTCGAGAACGAGGCGCTCACCATCACGCTCCCCAAGAAGCACCCTTCGCCCCCGCAGCAGGCCGTGCCCGTGCCGCCGGTGatgccggcgccggcgccggcgacgcCCAAGCCCGAGCCCAGGAGGCCCTACGTGGCGCCGTCCCAGAAGCCGCCGGCGGCGTTCCCCGAGCCCGCGAGGCCGGCCGCCACGGCGCCGCCCCCTGTCGTTCCTTCTCAGAAGCCCTTCGCTGACCGCAGGCCCTCGCTGCCCCGGAAGTCGGCGGACATTCCCGCGCCGGCAAGGCCGGCACCTCCCGTGCCCGcaccggcgccggaggaggagacCCTGAACAAGCACAACGGAGCCGCGAGGCCCGAGCTGCCCGCCTTCCCGAAGCCGACCGGGGAGTGGGTGAGGGAGGAGGCCAAGAAGCCGCAAGAGGAGGCCATGGCGAGGAAGCCGCAGGAggcggccgaggaggaggagaagcggaggatggagagggaggcgagagggaagatggaggaggacaggaagatggcggaggagaggGAGACGGAGAGGATGATGGACATGGCGCGGCGGAGGAggcccgcgcccgccaaccgcgGGCTGCTGGTGAAcgtggcggtggcggcgctggTGCTCGTCGGGATCACGGTGTACGTGTGGCGCAACCTGAGCGCCGCTGCCTCCGGCGGCGGGGACGCCGGAGCCGGGAGCTACGGCGACGAGATGTGA
- the LOC109746026 gene encoding uncharacterized protein isoform X2 encodes MEVSARLRPPPSTTAPPRRGGGSLGRLLPSARPAARAVSAKIRASAINDLQRSKSSLEALFCYDKAVPEENIGKPAGLDLEKKEVGKNPPCVRCETKGAVLCATCAGSGLYVDSIMESQGIIVKVRCLGCGGTGSIMCSTCGGRGHT; translated from the exons ATGGAGGTCTCAGCCAGGCTCCGCCCGCCGCCCTCGACGACGGCGCCTCCCCGCCGCGGCGGAGGGTCCCTGGGGCGGCTGCTCCCTTCGGCCCGGCCCGCCGCCCGCGCGGTCTCCGCCAAG ATCAGGGCAAGTGCAATTAATGACCTGCAGAGAAGCAAGAGTAGCCTCGAAGCACTGTTCTGCTACGACAAAGCTGTTCCAGAGGAGAATATTGGGAAACCAGCCGGCCTAGATTTGGAAAAGAAGGAGGTTGGGAAGAATCCTCCATGCGTGCGCTGCGAAACTAAAGGCGCCGTGCTGTGCGCAACCTGTGCTGGCTCAGGCTTGTACGTCGACTCGATAATGGAGAGCCAAGGAATCATCGTAAAGGTCAGATGCCTAG GTTGTGGAGGAACTGGAAGCATCATGTGCTCCACGTGCGGAGGCCGTGGGCACACCTGA
- the LOC109746026 gene encoding uncharacterized protein isoform X1 has translation MEVSARLRPPPSTTAPPRRGGGSLGRLLPSARPAARAVSAKPMQIRASAINDLQRSKSSLEALFCYDKAVPEENIGKPAGLDLEKKEVGKNPPCVRCETKGAVLCATCAGSGLYVDSIMESQGIIVKVRCLGCGGTGSIMCSTCGGRGHT, from the exons ATGGAGGTCTCAGCCAGGCTCCGCCCGCCGCCCTCGACGACGGCGCCTCCCCGCCGCGGCGGAGGGTCCCTGGGGCGGCTGCTCCCTTCGGCCCGGCCCGCCGCCCGCGCGGTCTCCGCCAAG CCAATGCAGATCAGGGCAAGTGCAATTAATGACCTGCAGAGAAGCAAGAGTAGCCTCGAAGCACTGTTCTGCTACGACAAAGCTGTTCCAGAGGAGAATATTGGGAAACCAGCCGGCCTAGATTTGGAAAAGAAGGAGGTTGGGAAGAATCCTCCATGCGTGCGCTGCGAAACTAAAGGCGCCGTGCTGTGCGCAACCTGTGCTGGCTCAGGCTTGTACGTCGACTCGATAATGGAGAGCCAAGGAATCATCGTAAAGGTCAGATGCCTAG GTTGTGGAGGAACTGGAAGCATCATGTGCTCCACGTGCGGAGGCCGTGGGCACACCTGA